One window of the bacterium genome contains the following:
- the scpB gene encoding SMC-Scp complex subunit ScpB, which yields MELKRIIEGLLFATHEPLSMDKIQSLLEGVDRATIRACIEKLGKEYQELDRSFRLVEVAGGYQLRTVEELAPWVRKLRRQSPPRLSQASMETLAVIAYRQPVTRAEVEYIRGVDCGAVVRSLMEKGLIKILGRKDGPGRPLLYGTSKKFLEVFGLKDLSSLPALSELEDLPRVEPPAQMEEEASGGTGRDQEEFSQ from the coding sequence ATGGAGCTCAAAAGGATCATTGAAGGGCTGCTCTTTGCAACCCATGAACCGCTAAGCATGGACAAGATCCAGTCACTGCTGGAAGGCGTGGATAGGGCAACGATAAGGGCCTGTATTGAAAAGCTGGGTAAGGAATACCAGGAGCTGGACAGAAGTTTCAGGTTGGTGGAGGTGGCGGGGGGATACCAGCTTCGCACCGTGGAGGAACTCGCCCCGTGGGTGCGCAAGCTCAGACGACAAAGCCCCCCTCGTCTGAGCCAGGCCTCCATGGAAACCCTTGCTGTCATAGCTTACAGGCAACCTGTCACCAGGGCCGAAGTGGAATACATAAGGGGCGTGGATTGTGGGGCTGTGGTAAGGAGCTTGATGGAGAAAGGGCTCATAAAGATCCTGGGCAGGAAAGATGGGCCAGGCAGACCTCTGCTTTATGGAACCTCCAAGAAGTTCCTGGAGGTTTTCGGTCTCAAGGATCTTTCAAGTCTGCCTGCCCTCAGTGAGCTGGAGGACTTGCCCCGGGTGGAACCTCCGGCCCAGATGGAGGAGGAAGCCTCCGGTGGCACGGGGAGAGATCAAGAGGAATTCTCCCAATGA
- a CDS encoding pseudouridine synthase, whose amino-acid sequence MMRLVKFIARAGVASRRAAEALIKEGHVKLNGKVVKEPGIMVDPVEDRVQVKNKELSSPFSPLYILLNKPKGVVTTLRDPHGRTTVRDLLKGIQRRVFPVGRLDYHTEGVLLLTNDGELAQKLLHPRYQLERTYQAKVKGVPSKAALQKIRTGLELEPGVVMRARVRVLKHLKANSWLELTLCEGKYREVRRMCEAVGHPVLALKRTRFGPLSVQGLPPGAYRHLTQLELDLLRKTVHGKGNNESESKQRAGSNKKLVRGKRALDSKGKKGSPGKTGGSSRS is encoded by the coding sequence ATGATGAGGCTGGTCAAGTTCATAGCCAGGGCAGGAGTGGCCTCACGCCGGGCAGCAGAAGCCCTCATCAAGGAAGGCCATGTCAAGCTCAACGGGAAAGTGGTCAAAGAGCCTGGGATCATGGTGGATCCAGTGGAAGACCGGGTGCAGGTAAAGAACAAGGAGCTCTCAAGCCCTTTTTCCCCTCTTTACATCCTCTTGAACAAGCCCAAGGGTGTTGTGACTACCCTGAGAGACCCCCATGGGCGCACCACAGTGCGGGATCTGTTAAAGGGGATTCAAAGAAGAGTCTTTCCGGTGGGCAGGCTGGACTACCATACAGAAGGCGTTCTTCTGCTCACCAATGACGGGGAGCTTGCCCAGAAGCTTTTGCACCCCCGCTATCAGCTTGAGCGAACTTACCAGGCCAAGGTCAAGGGGGTTCCAAGCAAGGCCGCATTGCAAAAGATCAGAACCGGCTTGGAATTGGAGCCAGGGGTAGTAATGAGGGCCAGGGTGCGGGTCTTGAAGCACCTGAAGGCCAACTCCTGGTTGGAACTGACCCTGTGCGAGGGTAAATACCGGGAAGTAAGAAGAATGTGTGAAGCCGTGGGCCACCCGGTGCTGGCCCTCAAGAGAACCCGCTTCGGCCCACTGAGTGTCCAAGGCCTCCCACCTGGCGCCTATCGCCACCTGACCCAACTTGAACTGGATCTATTGCGTAAGACAGTGCATGGGAAAGGAAATAATGAGTCTGAATCCAAACAAAGAGCGGGATCGAACAAAAAGCTTGTGCGTGGGAAAAGAGCTCTGGACTCCAAAGGCAAGAAGGGATCACCAGGAAAAACAGGAGGCTCCTCCAGGAGCTGA
- the mutL gene encoding DNA mismatch repair endonuclease MutL, whose product MAASIRVLPPGVIDQIAAGEVVERPASVLKELLENSLDAGACRIDVRTAGGGMELIEVSDDGCGMDSSDALEAFKRHATSKISSLEDLTHLGTLGFRGEALSSIASVSRVELVTRLRGSHEGTRVLVEAGVIKETLPWGAPEGTMVRVQGLFYNVPARRKFLRTQATEAHHLREVMDRIAVLYPEIGFSYEHEQRGSLEWPSTDQWAYRLRQVLGEECFSRLFHIKSSGRGCKVWGYLSDPNYHRSTASGLWLYVNKRPIQDRLLLGAVMRGYGQLLERGRYPVGVICLELDPREVDVNVHPAKREVRFADPRRIQEEVYLCVRRFLKEQPWVRPLELRLSRDLPQVSESPGKAFENLRLGLKQYVDASFGLEAQEDHTDGAQQQETVRYLGQAAKTYLLFETRDGLLVVDQHAAHERILFEELKLQRKAQQAPSQRVLLNQLVELNPSQEETLQEITTPLRELGWVMEPFGQGCWRIVSLPSWVDASRCQELLKEILDTRMGNKSEELEVLLAALACRDAVRAGRRMGAMEALSLLERVRGVPQWGLCPHGRPVFIEIPFSELRRRFGRS is encoded by the coding sequence ATGGCAGCATCTATTAGGGTGCTACCTCCTGGGGTGATAGATCAGATAGCAGCCGGTGAGGTGGTAGAGAGGCCAGCCTCGGTCTTGAAAGAACTCCTGGAGAACTCCCTGGATGCAGGTGCCTGCAGGATAGATGTAAGAACAGCCGGGGGCGGCATGGAGCTCATAGAAGTATCAGACGACGGTTGCGGGATGGACAGCTCTGATGCTCTCGAGGCCTTCAAAAGACATGCAACCAGCAAGATCAGTAGCCTGGAAGATCTCACACATCTGGGTACCCTTGGCTTCAGAGGGGAGGCTCTCTCGTCCATAGCCTCTGTGAGCAGGGTGGAGCTTGTGACTCGGCTTCGTGGAAGCCATGAAGGCACCAGGGTTCTTGTGGAGGCAGGGGTGATCAAGGAGACCTTGCCCTGGGGTGCTCCCGAGGGGACCATGGTGAGGGTTCAGGGTCTCTTTTACAATGTGCCTGCCCGAAGGAAATTCTTGAGAACCCAGGCCACCGAGGCCCATCACCTAAGAGAAGTGATGGATCGCATAGCTGTTCTCTACCCTGAGATAGGCTTCAGTTACGAGCATGAACAGAGAGGATCCCTGGAGTGGCCCAGTACGGATCAATGGGCCTACAGGCTCAGGCAGGTCCTGGGTGAAGAGTGTTTTTCGAGACTTTTCCATATAAAGTCCTCTGGGCGCGGATGCAAGGTGTGGGGATACCTCTCGGATCCCAATTATCATCGTTCCACTGCCTCTGGTCTGTGGCTTTACGTGAACAAGAGACCCATTCAGGACAGACTCTTACTAGGAGCTGTCATGAGAGGCTATGGGCAGCTCTTGGAAAGGGGCCGCTACCCAGTGGGGGTGATTTGTTTGGAGCTGGATCCCCGAGAGGTAGACGTCAATGTTCATCCTGCCAAGCGAGAGGTGCGTTTTGCAGATCCCCGGAGAATTCAAGAGGAAGTATACCTATGTGTGAGAAGATTCTTGAAGGAACAGCCTTGGGTGAGGCCCCTGGAGCTTAGGCTCTCCAGAGATCTGCCCCAGGTCTCGGAAAGCCCGGGGAAGGCCTTTGAGAACCTGCGCTTGGGCCTGAAGCAGTACGTGGATGCTTCTTTTGGCCTGGAAGCCCAGGAAGACCATACAGATGGAGCACAGCAACAAGAAACTGTCCGATATCTCGGACAGGCTGCCAAGACGTACCTGCTTTTCGAGACCCGAGATGGGCTCTTGGTGGTTGACCAGCATGCAGCCCACGAAAGGATCTTGTTCGAGGAACTCAAACTCCAGAGGAAGGCACAACAGGCGCCTTCCCAAAGAGTGCTCTTGAACCAGCTTGTGGAGCTCAATCCTTCCCAGGAGGAGACCCTCCAAGAGATCACAACTCCATTGAGGGAGTTGGGCTGGGTGATGGAGCCATTCGGACAGGGCTGTTGGAGAATTGTGTCATTGCCATCTTGGGTGGATGCAAGCCGGTGTCAGGAACTGCTCAAGGAAATACTGGATACAAGAATGGGCAACAAATCTGAAGAACTGGAAGTCTTGCTGGCCGCTTTGGCCTGCCGGGATGCTGTTCGTGCAGGCAGGCGGATGGGAGCCATGGAGGCCCTTTCCCTCCTGGAGCGAGTGCGTGGAGTCCCGCAATGGGGGCTTTGCCCCCACGGGCGTCCGGTCTTTATCGAGATACCGTTTTCGGAGCTAAGAAGGCGCTTCGGAAGAAGCTGA
- the miaA gene encoding tRNA (adenosine(37)-N6)-dimethylallyltransferase MiaA — protein sequence MEHARKISLVVLLGPTASGKTEISLAWAQALGCEILSADSMQVYRYMDIGTAKPTREMRELVPHHLIDVADPDELYSAARFQREADLAIQDVHSRGKSVLVVAGTGLYLRALTRGLFSFTGRDLVLRKRLQEKAREKGVECLHETLRMVDPEASRRIHPHDLFRIIRALEVFYLSGIPISQHHSRHAMGRERYRILYLGLERERAELFKRIDRRVDEMAHQGLLEEVRSLLERGYSPDLPPMKALGYRHMIAHLEGLVSLEEALNKMKVDTRKFAKRQLTWFKAMDRVLWFGAKDQEIILEKARSFLAEQKT from the coding sequence ATGGAACATGCAAGAAAAATCTCCCTCGTTGTTCTTTTGGGGCCCACTGCCTCGGGTAAGACAGAGATATCCTTGGCATGGGCCCAGGCTCTGGGCTGCGAGATTCTAAGCGCTGATTCCATGCAGGTTTACCGGTACATGGACATAGGTACAGCAAAGCCCACCAGGGAAATGCGGGAGTTGGTCCCTCACCATCTCATAGATGTGGCAGACCCTGATGAGCTGTACAGCGCAGCCCGATTTCAGAGGGAGGCGGACTTGGCCATCCAGGATGTCCACTCCAGGGGAAAGAGTGTCCTGGTAGTGGCTGGCACAGGCCTTTACCTGAGAGCTCTTACCAGGGGTCTTTTTTCTTTTACAGGCAGGGACCTGGTGCTTCGCAAGAGGTTGCAGGAGAAAGCTCGCGAAAAAGGGGTGGAGTGCCTTCATGAAACTCTACGCATGGTAGACCCGGAGGCATCCAGGAGAATCCACCCGCACGATCTCTTTAGGATCATAAGGGCCCTGGAGGTCTTTTATCTAAGTGGTATTCCCATAAGCCAACACCACAGCAGGCACGCCATGGGGCGGGAGCGCTACAGGATCCTATATCTGGGATTGGAGAGGGAAAGGGCGGAGCTGTTTAAAAGAATAGACAGGCGGGTGGATGAGATGGCTCACCAGGGCCTTCTGGAAGAGGTCAGGTCTTTGCTGGAGAGGGGTTACTCCCCTGATCTACCCCCAATGAAAGCCCTTGGTTACAGACATATGATAGCCCATCTAGAGGGCCTGGTTTCTCTGGAAGAAGCATTGAACAAAATGAAGGTGGACACCAGGAAATTTGCCAAGAGACAGCTTACCTGGTTCAAGGCCATGGACCGGGTGCTTTGGTTTGGGGCCAAAGATCAGGAGATCATCTTGGAGAAGGCCAGATCTTTTCTGGCTGAGCAGAAAACCTGA
- the thrS gene encoding threonine--tRNA ligase, which translates to MPTEVTLWDGRKLTIPENWTFSELAQSVWNGQQADLVAAKLDGKLVDLSSPIGSAGGEVSFVEAGSPEGLEVLRHSTSHLMAQAVQQLFPEVKVTIGPAIENGFYYDFDYEKSFTPEDLERIEQRMRELVRMDIPVHRRVMQKAEALEFFRKRGEPYKVELIEEMGDQEVSLYEQGDFVDLCRGPHVPSTGRIRAFKLTKVAGAYWRGDERNPMLQRIYGTAFSTQEALEEYLKWLEEAERRDHRRLGRQLDLFSFSDEAGAGLVIYHPRGAVLRWVLEEIEKKEHLKRGYQMVIGPQMLRAELWERSGHMDYYRDFMYFTEKDGQSFAIKPMNCLAHMLIFNSRIRSYRDLPIRYFELGTVHRHEKTGVRHGLLRARGFTQDDAHLFCAPHQLQEEIKGILSFVKDMMGLFGFPFELEISTRPEKAFGQPEVWDRATIALKQGLEAMGYDYKINEGEGAFYGPKIDVKLRDALQRSWQCATIQCDFFLPERFDLTYVDADGQRKRPVMLHRVILGSLERFIGILIEHYAGAFPVWLAPVQATVINITDAQRSYAQQVATRLRDEGFRVEEDLRNEKLGLKIRENQLQKVPYMLVVGNREMAQGGVSVRSREEGDLGFFPLEGFLERIRMESRVSLG; encoded by the coding sequence ATGCCCACTGAAGTGACCCTTTGGGATGGACGAAAACTTACCATTCCAGAAAACTGGACTTTCTCGGAGCTTGCCCAGAGCGTTTGGAACGGACAGCAGGCCGATTTGGTTGCTGCCAAATTGGACGGAAAGCTGGTGGATCTCTCTTCTCCCATCGGTTCGGCCGGCGGGGAGGTTTCCTTTGTGGAGGCAGGCTCCCCGGAAGGACTTGAAGTGCTCAGACACAGTACATCGCACCTCATGGCCCAGGCAGTACAGCAGCTTTTCCCCGAGGTGAAGGTAACCATAGGACCTGCCATTGAAAATGGTTTCTATTATGACTTTGATTATGAAAAGAGTTTCACTCCAGAGGACCTGGAGCGCATAGAGCAGCGCATGAGGGAACTGGTGCGGATGGACATTCCGGTTCACCGCAGAGTCATGCAAAAGGCCGAGGCATTGGAGTTCTTCCGAAAAAGGGGTGAACCCTACAAGGTGGAACTCATTGAGGAGATGGGGGATCAGGAGGTCTCCCTTTACGAACAGGGGGATTTCGTGGATCTTTGCCGTGGGCCCCATGTGCCCTCCACTGGCAGGATAAGAGCTTTTAAGCTCACCAAGGTGGCAGGGGCTTACTGGCGCGGAGATGAGCGCAACCCCATGTTGCAGAGAATTTACGGCACAGCCTTTTCTACCCAGGAGGCCTTGGAGGAATATCTTAAGTGGCTGGAGGAGGCTGAGCGAAGAGATCATAGAAGGCTTGGGCGACAACTGGATCTTTTCAGCTTCAGCGATGAGGCCGGTGCAGGGCTTGTAATATACCATCCCAGGGGAGCCGTGCTCAGGTGGGTGCTGGAGGAAATAGAGAAAAAAGAACATCTGAAACGCGGTTATCAGATGGTCATTGGGCCCCAGATGCTCAGGGCTGAACTTTGGGAACGCTCCGGTCACATGGACTATTACCGCGATTTCATGTATTTTACCGAGAAGGACGGGCAGAGCTTTGCCATCAAGCCCATGAACTGCCTGGCCCACATGTTGATTTTTAACTCTCGCATCCGAAGTTACAGGGATCTGCCCATCAGGTACTTTGAACTGGGTACAGTTCACCGACATGAAAAAACAGGAGTCAGGCATGGCCTGTTGAGGGCAAGGGGTTTCACGCAGGATGATGCGCACCTCTTTTGTGCACCCCATCAACTTCAGGAAGAGATAAAGGGCATCCTGAGCTTTGTGAAAGACATGATGGGATTGTTTGGTTTCCCCTTCGAGCTGGAGATCAGCACAAGACCAGAGAAGGCTTTCGGACAGCCAGAGGTGTGGGACAGGGCCACCATAGCCTTGAAACAGGGGCTGGAGGCCATGGGGTATGATTACAAGATCAACGAAGGAGAGGGCGCTTTTTACGGCCCCAAGATAGACGTCAAGCTCCGAGATGCCTTGCAGCGAAGCTGGCAGTGTGCCACCATCCAGTGCGACTTCTTCCTGCCAGAGCGTTTTGATTTAACTTACGTGGATGCCGACGGCCAGAGGAAACGGCCGGTGATGCTTCACAGGGTCATATTGGGCTCTTTGGAGAGGTTCATAGGCATATTGATAGAGCATTATGCAGGGGCCTTCCCGGTGTGGCTGGCTCCTGTTCAGGCCACTGTGATCAATATTACCGATGCTCAGCGCTCGTATGCCCAACAGGTGGCAACCCGTCTCAGGGACGAGGGATTCAGGGTGGAGGAGGACCTTCGAAACGAGAAGTTGGGTTTGAAGATTCGTGAGAACCAGCTTCAGAAGGTCCCTTACATGCTCGTGGTGGGCAACAGGGAGATGGCGCAGGGGGGAGTGTCGGTGCGTAGCCGGGAGGAGGGGGACCTGGGATTCTTTCCACTGGAAGGTTTCCTGGAGAGAATTCGCATGGAGTCCCGGGTTAGTTTGGGATAG
- the infC gene encoding translation initiation factor IF-3 gives MALQDTAVNEKIRAPEVRVIDPEGKQLGIMTREAALKLAAEYELDLVEVSAKSVPPVCRIMDYGKFKYQQSKKVQEAKKKQSYVQIKEVKVRPKTDEHDLQIKIRQMKDFLGKGHKVKVSLMFRGREISHPELAHRVIGFIAEGIKDVGNVEMEPRLEGRFMTMVIAPR, from the coding sequence ATAGCCCTGCAGGACACTGCCGTCAACGAGAAGATTAGAGCCCCTGAGGTCCGGGTAATTGATCCGGAGGGAAAGCAACTGGGCATAATGACGCGGGAGGCTGCCCTCAAACTGGCGGCTGAGTACGAGCTGGATCTGGTGGAAGTCTCGGCCAAGTCGGTACCACCGGTTTGCCGGATAATGGACTATGGGAAGTTCAAGTACCAACAGAGCAAAAAGGTCCAGGAGGCCAAGAAGAAACAGTCCTACGTCCAAATCAAAGAGGTCAAAGTACGTCCCAAGACCGACGAGCATGATCTCCAGATCAAGATCCGGCAGATGAAAGATTTCCTAGGCAAAGGCCATAAGGTGAAGGTAAGCCTTATGTTCAGGGGAAGGGAAATCTCTCATCCTGAATTGGCCCATAGGGTGATAGGATTCATAGCCGAGGGGATCAAGGACGTGGGAAACGTTGAAATGGAGCCTCGTCTGGAAGGCCGCTTCATGACCATGGTGATAGCTCCGCGCTAG
- the rpmI gene encoding 50S ribosomal protein L35, whose protein sequence is MPKLKTNRSAAKRFSRTGSGKIRRNKAYFSHILTSKNRKRKRNLRKRSLVSASDMAAVKRLIPYA, encoded by the coding sequence ATGCCTAAGCTCAAGACCAACAGGAGCGCTGCCAAACGTTTTTCCAGAACAGGCAGCGGGAAGATAAGGAGAAACAAGGCTTATTTCAGCCACATCTTGACAAGCAAGAACAGGAAGAGGAAAAGAAACCTGAGAAAACGGAGCCTGGTCAGCGCCTCTGATATGGCGGCGGTCAAAAGGCTCATACCTTATGCATGA
- the rplT gene encoding 50S ribosomal protein L20 produces MARVKGGPRGARRRKKVLKMAKGYQGGRSRLLRTAKEAVDHALLYAFRDRRARKRDFRRLWIVRINAAARANQMNYRDLIHGLKEARVSVNRKMLADLAVSDPAAFSQMVELARQNLRA; encoded by the coding sequence ATGGCAAGGGTAAAAGGCGGGCCCAGAGGGGCTCGAAGAAGGAAAAAGGTTCTGAAGATGGCCAAAGGCTATCAAGGGGGCAGGAGCAGACTCCTGCGCACGGCCAAGGAGGCCGTGGATCATGCTCTGCTTTATGCTTTCAGGGACAGAAGAGCCCGCAAGAGAGACTTCAGAAGATTGTGGATAGTCAGGATCAATGCTGCAGCCAGAGCGAATCAGATGAATTACAGAGACCTTATCCATGGTCTCAAAGAGGCCAGGGTTTCTGTGAACAGAAAGATGTTGGCCGACCTGGCAGTGAGCGACCCAGCTGCCTTCTCTCAAATGGTGGAGTTGGCAAGGCAGAATCTGAGGGCCTGA
- the pheS gene encoding phenylalanine--tRNA ligase subunit alpha → MSGFLEELEKIRREALASIEAAISSKDIDLLKVSYLGRKGKLSLLLRSIRDLPVEERPRAGEMGNRIRQELEQWLEQKASSLAGEVRRSGLDITLPGRPFPRGKKHLITQTLEEILRIFASMGYSVVSGPEVELDYYNFEALNIPKDHPARDMQDTFYISEQVVLRTHTSPMQVRTMEKGPPPVQIVCPGKVYRHDNDPTHSPMFHQVEGLLVDKGITFGDLKGTLTAFIQRMFGASTSLRFRPSFFPFTEPSAEVDIQCVLCGGVGCALCSGTGWLEILGSGMVDPAVYGFVGYDPEIYSGFAFGLGVERIAMLRHGVDDIRLFYENDLRFLQQF, encoded by the coding sequence ATGAGCGGCTTTCTAGAAGAACTAGAGAAGATTCGCCGGGAGGCACTGGCCTCCATTGAGGCGGCCATCAGTTCGAAGGATATCGACCTCTTGAAGGTCAGTTACCTGGGTCGAAAAGGCAAGTTGTCCCTTTTGCTCAGAAGCATAAGGGACCTGCCAGTAGAGGAGAGGCCCAGGGCCGGAGAGATGGGGAATCGTATCCGGCAGGAGCTGGAGCAGTGGCTGGAGCAAAAGGCCTCATCTCTTGCCGGGGAGGTTCGCAGAAGTGGGCTGGACATAACCCTTCCGGGAAGACCTTTTCCCAGGGGCAAGAAACACCTCATAACCCAGACCCTGGAAGAAATACTCAGGATCTTCGCCTCCATGGGCTACAGCGTGGTGTCAGGGCCGGAGGTGGAACTGGATTACTACAATTTCGAAGCCCTTAACATCCCCAAGGACCATCCTGCCCGAGACATGCAGGACACATTCTACATCTCCGAGCAGGTGGTGCTGAGGACTCACACCTCACCGATGCAAGTGCGCACAATGGAGAAAGGTCCTCCACCAGTGCAGATAGTGTGCCCTGGAAAGGTTTACCGCCACGACAATGATCCCACCCACAGCCCCATGTTTCATCAGGTGGAAGGGCTCTTGGTGGACAAGGGGATAACCTTTGGGGATCTAAAGGGCACCCTGACCGCATTCATACAGAGAATGTTCGGGGCCTCCACCTCTTTGAGATTCAGGCCCAGTTTTTTCCCCTTCACCGAGCCCAGCGCCGAGGTGGATATCCAGTGCGTGCTTTGCGGGGGTGTAGGCTGCGCACTTTGCAGTGGCACGGGCTGGCTGGAGATTCTGGGATCTGGTATGGTGGATCCGGCCGTATACGGCTTTGTGGGGTATGATCCAGAGATATATTCCGGGTTTGCCTTTGGGCTTGGGGTGGAACGCATTGCCATGCTTCGTCACGGGGTGGACGACATTCGGCTCTTCTACGAGAACGACTTACGTTTCCTCCAACAGTTTTGA
- the pheT gene encoding phenylalanine--tRNA ligase subunit beta, producing MKATLGWIREFVPCDLDAPELAEALTHRGLECRASLEGTLEGVVVGEVLEVEPHPRSEKLRVCKVRAGKEFLSVVCGAANVRPGIKAPLAMVGARIPSGMLVQALEIRGVSSEGMLCSEAELELGDDASGIWILPEHLPSGQRLDAVLDLSDWVLSFDLTPNRADCLSVLGICFEVAAITGAKVSIPEMELQERGAPMAGRFQVEIRDPELCPRYVARMVEGVKIKPSPLWMRRRLQLVGLRPINNVVDVTNYVMWELGQPLHAFDLELLEGSCIVVQRARPGEKFISLDGQTRDLGPEMLMIWDGQRPVAVAGVMGGENSEVRAQTTNVLIESAFFNPMSIRRTAKALGMNTEASKRFERGVDPEGCPRAARRAALLMADLAGGTVARGELDVYPNPQPPKTVKLRVSRVNALLGTTLGAKEVKHCLELLSMEVQESSQDMFMVKPPTRRVDLTREIDLVEEVARVWGFHRIPNSLPGRRLSIVEHGVEWNWESRIREILVGFGFNEVITFSFMDPAILDRMGLSVGDPMRATLKLKNPLRQDQGVMRTSLVPGLLDAVHGNLHRRNNDLRLFELGRVFLPREGELLPEEPRRLAGVMVGQRTPLHWSSSSASVDFFDLKGVLEGLVCELRIGDVSFLGGECPSFLNPAAAARVVSGHRELGWLGELDPEVQRKWDLELPVLLFEMDLELLLELSVTVPRYSALPRFPEVVRDLSIIVGEDIPAGRLLQFIRDHGGQWLENVVLYDLFQDPAKLPAGTKSLTFRLWFRSREGSLTDEAVNLEQQRILEGMEETLGAKLRT from the coding sequence ATGAAAGCGACCTTGGGATGGATTAGGGAGTTCGTTCCTTGCGACTTGGATGCCCCGGAACTGGCCGAAGCCTTGACACATCGAGGCCTTGAGTGCAGGGCTTCCTTGGAAGGAACTCTGGAGGGAGTCGTGGTGGGGGAAGTGCTTGAGGTAGAGCCCCATCCCAGGTCGGAAAAGCTTCGAGTCTGCAAGGTGAGGGCAGGAAAAGAGTTCTTATCCGTGGTGTGTGGAGCTGCCAATGTGCGTCCGGGGATCAAGGCGCCCCTGGCCATGGTGGGGGCCAGGATCCCCTCTGGAATGTTGGTGCAGGCCTTGGAGATTCGAGGTGTCAGTTCAGAAGGGATGCTTTGTTCTGAGGCTGAGCTGGAGCTGGGAGATGACGCCTCAGGCATATGGATTCTCCCGGAGCATCTTCCAAGCGGGCAGAGGCTGGATGCTGTCCTGGATCTCAGCGACTGGGTGCTCTCCTTTGATCTCACTCCCAACCGTGCAGATTGTTTGAGCGTGCTGGGCATATGCTTTGAGGTGGCTGCCATAACCGGTGCCAAGGTAAGTATTCCAGAGATGGAGCTCCAAGAGAGAGGGGCTCCCATGGCCGGAAGATTTCAGGTGGAGATCCGGGATCCTGAGCTTTGTCCCAGGTACGTGGCGCGCATGGTAGAGGGGGTAAAAATAAAACCCTCTCCTTTGTGGATGCGCAGAAGGCTGCAGTTGGTTGGGCTCAGGCCCATCAACAACGTGGTGGATGTGACCAATTACGTTATGTGGGAGCTGGGGCAGCCCCTTCATGCATTTGATCTGGAATTATTAGAAGGCAGCTGCATAGTGGTCCAGAGAGCCAGGCCAGGTGAAAAATTCATTTCTTTGGACGGGCAGACCAGGGACTTGGGCCCTGAGATGTTGATGATATGGGATGGGCAAAGGCCCGTGGCCGTGGCGGGAGTCATGGGAGGTGAAAACTCCGAGGTAAGAGCTCAGACCACAAACGTGCTCATAGAAAGCGCCTTTTTCAACCCCATGAGCATCAGAAGGACCGCCAAGGCCCTGGGCATGAACACAGAAGCCTCCAAACGTTTCGAGCGAGGGGTGGATCCTGAGGGCTGTCCCAGGGCTGCACGCAGAGCAGCTCTGCTGATGGCAGATCTGGCTGGTGGAACAGTGGCCAGGGGGGAGTTGGACGTCTATCCCAATCCTCAACCTCCAAAGACCGTGAAACTCAGAGTTTCCAGGGTGAACGCTCTCCTGGGTACCACTCTGGGGGCAAAAGAGGTCAAACATTGTCTTGAGCTTCTTTCCATGGAAGTACAGGAGAGTTCCCAGGACATGTTCATGGTCAAGCCTCCCACCCGCAGGGTGGATCTTACCAGGGAGATAGACCTGGTAGAAGAGGTGGCCCGCGTCTGGGGGTTCCACAGGATTCCCAACAGCCTTCCAGGCAGAAGGCTCTCCATCGTGGAGCATGGAGTGGAATGGAATTGGGAGTCCAGGATCAGGGAGATCCTGGTGGGCTTCGGCTTTAACGAGGTTATAACCTTCTCATTCATGGATCCAGCTATTTTGGACCGCATGGGTCTTTCCGTTGGGGATCCCATGCGGGCAACCCTGAAGCTAAAGAACCCCCTCAGACAGGACCAGGGAGTCATGCGCACCAGCCTTGTTCCTGGGCTCTTGGATGCGGTGCATGGGAATCTCCATCGTCGCAACAACGACCTACGTCTTTTTGAGCTGGGCAGGGTGTTTCTTCCCAGGGAGGGGGAACTTCTTCCAGAGGAGCCTCGCCGCCTGGCAGGGGTCATGGTGGGGCAGAGAACCCCTCTTCACTGGTCTTCCAGCTCAGCTTCGGTGGATTTTTTTGACCTTAAAGGGGTGTTGGAGGGGCTTGTTTGTGAGCTGCGAATTGGGGATGTCAGTTTTCTTGGAGGTGAATGCCCAAGCTTCCTTAATCCCGCTGCAGCAGCAAGGGTAGTCTCTGGGCACAGGGAGCTGGGCTGGCTTGGAGAACTGGATCCAGAGGTGCAGCGCAAATGGGATCTGGAACTCCCTGTGCTTCTATTTGAGATGGACCTGGAGCTTCTCCTGGAGCTTTCTGTAACTGTTCCCAGATACAGTGCTCTTCCTAGGTTCCCCGAGGTAGTAAGGGATCTATCTATAATTGTGGGGGAGGATATTCCAGCGGGTCGGTTGCTGCAGTTCATAAGAGACCATGGAGGTCAGTGGCTGGAAAATGTTGTGCTCTACGACCTTTTCCAGGATCCTGCTAAACTTCCTGCGGGCACCAAGAGCCTGACTTTTAGGCTTTGGTTCAGGTCTCGGGAGGGGAGCCTTACAGATGAGGCGGTGAACCTGGAACAACAGAGGATCTTGGAAGGCATGGAGGAAACTTTGGGTGCCAAGCTCAGAACCTAG